From a region of the Constantimarinum furrinae genome:
- a CDS encoding amidohydrolase family protein yields MRKIILIFTLLTIKINISYGQIIDMHMHSYTDKDFWVGTARNGLESSKSAKETLEQTIQKMNEHNIVYAVVCGSIESIELYTKTDKRFIPAYQDYEEGLIPIDKFEDYIKSGKIKVFGEVMAVYKGKTLADPIYQPYLAVCEKYGVPVGYHSGGSFPNAQQFGWPNYRISLGDPFLIEDVLVKFPKLKLYLMHAGENFYENTLRMMDGYPNLHTDLGVEMWLHPMTKDFAVKFLQSAKEYGFLDRVMFGSDQMVWPDAITNSIDFLNDLDFLTKEEKEMIFYKNAKKFLSIEE; encoded by the coding sequence ATGAGAAAAATAATATTGATTTTTACATTACTAACAATTAAAATTAATATCTCTTATGGACAAATAATAGACATGCATATGCATAGCTATACAGATAAAGACTTTTGGGTCGGAACAGCACGAAATGGACTTGAATCAAGTAAGTCAGCTAAAGAAACATTAGAGCAAACTATTCAAAAAATGAATGAGCATAACATTGTATATGCAGTAGTTTGTGGCTCAATCGAAAGTATAGAACTCTATACCAAAACGGACAAAAGATTTATTCCTGCATATCAAGATTATGAGGAAGGGCTAATACCTATAGATAAATTTGAAGATTATATAAAATCTGGAAAAATAAAAGTTTTCGGAGAAGTAATGGCTGTTTACAAAGGTAAAACACTTGCTGACCCAATTTATCAACCATATTTAGCTGTTTGCGAAAAATATGGAGTTCCTGTTGGATATCATTCAGGAGGAAGTTTCCCAAATGCACAACAGTTTGGATGGCCAAATTACAGAATTAGTCTTGGAGATCCTTTTTTGATTGAAGATGTTTTGGTGAAATTCCCCAAGTTGAAATTATATCTAATGCACGCTGGAGAAAACTTCTATGAAAACACTTTGAGAATGATGGATGGATATCCAAATCTTCATACAGATTTAGGAGTAGAAATGTGGTTGCATCCTATGACCAAAGACTTTGCTGTAAAATTTTTGCAATCAGCAAAAGAATACGGATTTCTTGATAGAGTAATGTTCGGTTCTGACCAAATGGTTTGGCCAGATGCAATTACAAATTCGATTGACTTTTTAAACGATTTAGACTTTTTAACGAAAGAAGAAAAGGAAATGATATTCTATAAGAATGCGAAGAAGTTTTTGAGTATCGAAGAATAA
- a CDS encoding DUF7738 domain-containing protein — MKKLLTLLLIIMTLFFSAQANAQIESNKILIDSTGFTLNNEKIELPIEIENLEKHFGEPNRIIKLKNDIAVWDNIGIIGYMENNSDTVNALNISLKLGKFDFSPENVYKGVIKIDSTLISDTTSFQDLKNNRFIVNPYSDRIWDLEIGKLLLISMLDEDLKSLIEIMIENN, encoded by the coding sequence ATGAAAAAACTATTGACTTTATTACTTATCATAATGACTCTATTTTTTAGTGCTCAAGCGAATGCTCAAATTGAATCGAATAAAATCTTAATAGATAGTACTGGGTTCACATTGAATAATGAAAAAATAGAATTACCTATTGAGATAGAGAACTTAGAAAAACATTTTGGAGAACCAAACAGAATCATAAAGCTTAAAAATGATATTGCTGTTTGGGATAATATTGGAATTATTGGATATATGGAAAATAATAGCGATACTGTCAATGCGTTAAATATATCCTTAAAATTAGGAAAATTTGATTTTAGCCCTGAAAATGTATACAAAGGGGTGATAAAAATAGATTCTACATTAATATCAGATACCACTAGCTTCCAAGATCTAAAAAATAATCGGTTTATTGTCAATCCATATTCCGATCGGATATGGGATTTAGAAATTGGAAAACTTTTACTCATCAGCATGCTGGATGAAGACCTAAAAAGCTTAATAGAAATTATGATTGAAAATAATTAA
- a CDS encoding VOC family protein translates to MKIENVYAGMMTSDIEKASEWYAKLFDRKSDYHPMDNLYEWNFPNGGVFQLVQDNHRAGSSSITLMVDDLEKVKNELEEKNIKIEQQTKSDVANTATIFDPENNRITFAQNNQGRK, encoded by the coding sequence ATGAAAATTGAAAACGTATACGCTGGTATGATGACATCAGATATCGAGAAGGCATCAGAATGGTATGCAAAACTTTTCGACAGAAAATCGGACTATCATCCAATGGATAACCTTTATGAGTGGAATTTTCCCAACGGAGGAGTATTTCAATTGGTTCAAGATAATCATAGAGCAGGCAGTTCATCAATTACATTAATGGTTGACGATTTAGAAAAGGTTAAAAACGAACTTGAAGAAAAGAATATTAAAATAGAGCAACAAACAAAATCTGATGTAGCAAATACAGCTACAATTTTCGATCCGGAAAATAACCGAATTACATTTGCACAAAACAATCAAGGTCGAAAATAA